The following proteins come from a genomic window of Natrinema saccharevitans:
- a CDS encoding MTH1187 family thiamine-binding protein: MTVVALLSVAPVIEDSMAGEVAKAVDALEDFDVSYETNPMGTVIEAESTDELFAAAQAAHDAIDADRVSTVLKIDDKRTREVDAAEKVEVVEDHLGRPARSRDG, from the coding sequence ATGACGGTAGTCGCACTGCTGAGCGTCGCACCGGTGATCGAGGACAGCATGGCCGGCGAGGTCGCGAAGGCGGTCGACGCCCTCGAGGACTTCGACGTGAGCTACGAGACGAACCCGATGGGGACGGTGATCGAGGCCGAGAGTACCGACGAACTCTTCGCGGCCGCGCAGGCTGCCCACGACGCGATCGACGCCGACAGGGTGAGTACCGTTCTCAAGATCGACGACAAGCGCACGCGCGAGGTCGACGCCGCCGAGAAGGTCGAAGTCGTCGAAGACCACCTCGGCCGGCCGGCCCGAAGCCGGGACGGGTGA
- a CDS encoding HalOD1 output domain-containing protein, whose translation MQTETSPAEGTDDLQYDQPNDRYVFHHDPDGTATITTTIVHALASIADTDVSQGEFSLYDSVDPDALDRIFGTKADGTERTGGHIAFTALEHEVYVYANGDVIIYPPAETPRTPTTN comes from the coding sequence ATGCAGACCGAAACCTCACCCGCAGAGGGTACGGACGATCTCCAGTACGACCAGCCCAACGACCGGTACGTCTTCCACCACGATCCCGACGGTACGGCGACGATCACGACGACGATCGTCCACGCGCTCGCGTCGATCGCTGACACCGACGTCTCCCAGGGGGAGTTCTCCCTCTACGACAGCGTCGACCCGGACGCGCTCGATCGGATCTTCGGCACGAAAGCCGACGGCACCGAACGCACGGGCGGCCACATCGCTTTCACCGCCCTCGAACACGAGGTGTACGTCTACGCGAACGGCGACGTCATCATCTACCCGCCCGCGGAGACGCCCCGAACCCCGACGACGAACTGA
- a CDS encoding DUF4112 domain-containing protein yields MASDTTERRSDLEALIDDLPAAVDDAAVTRMRVVAHALDEGVSVPGTDFRIGLDPIVGVLPGAGDTVAGAVSLYLVAEAARLGVSLSTLVRMVANVGVDTVIGSVPVLGVAFDAVWKANKWNLKLALQDLADEGGETDTGPDVVTIE; encoded by the coding sequence ATGGCTTCCGACACAACCGAGCGCCGTTCAGACCTCGAGGCACTCATCGACGACCTCCCCGCGGCCGTCGACGACGCGGCGGTCACGCGAATGCGCGTCGTCGCACACGCCCTCGACGAGGGGGTGTCGGTCCCGGGGACGGACTTCAGGATCGGTCTCGATCCGATCGTCGGCGTTCTGCCGGGCGCGGGCGACACCGTCGCGGGGGCCGTCTCGCTGTATCTCGTCGCCGAGGCCGCGCGGCTCGGCGTCTCGCTGTCGACGCTGGTGCGCATGGTCGCGAACGTCGGCGTCGACACAGTCATCGGCTCCGTTCCCGTCCTCGGCGTCGCGTTCGACGCCGTCTGGAAGGCCAACAAGTGGAACCTGAAACTGGCCCTGCAGGACCTCGCCGACGAGGGCGGCGAGACCGACACCGGACCGGACGTCGTGACGATCGAGTAG
- a CDS encoding putative RNA uridine N3 methyltransferase, with the protein MTVSILVPSSLSREAEDKREATRKLGYVARAATVFRADRLLVFPDRDGETGRFDGGFVETVLRYAATPPYLRNEAWGMRDELEYAGVLPPLRAVSQTGSESNGSGSSRQGIVTEVGPEGRVRVNCGLQHPISLNVPPKMAVEEGERVTVRISSRRPVRAKLVDEPLPGLAVERTDLSTALGREDAGVRIAASRFGEELTVGRLETLAGRVHRDGMTVAFGAPERGLPDILGIEASAVGTAQDAAAGEDDGVEPTADPGFDLWLNTVPDQGSEVVRTEEALFATLASLSLRE; encoded by the coding sequence ATGACCGTCAGCATACTCGTGCCGTCGTCGCTCAGCCGGGAAGCCGAGGACAAACGCGAGGCGACTCGCAAACTCGGATACGTCGCCCGCGCGGCGACGGTCTTCCGGGCCGACCGCCTGCTCGTCTTTCCCGACCGGGACGGCGAGACGGGGCGGTTCGACGGCGGGTTCGTGGAAACCGTCTTGCGGTACGCCGCGACGCCCCCCTACCTCCGCAACGAGGCGTGGGGGATGCGGGACGAACTGGAGTATGCGGGCGTCTTGCCACCGCTCCGCGCGGTGTCACAGACCGGCTCCGAATCGAACGGTTCGGGGTCGTCAAGACAAGGGATCGTGACCGAGGTCGGACCTGAAGGGCGCGTCCGGGTCAATTGCGGACTGCAACACCCGATCTCCCTCAACGTACCGCCGAAAATGGCGGTCGAAGAGGGGGAGCGCGTGACCGTCAGGATCTCTTCGCGACGACCGGTCCGAGCGAAACTCGTCGACGAGCCCCTCCCGGGGCTCGCCGTCGAGCGGACGGACCTTTCGACAGCACTCGGCCGTGAGGACGCCGGCGTCCGTATCGCCGCCTCCCGATTCGGTGAAGAACTCACCGTCGGGCGGCTCGAGACGCTGGCCGGACGCGTCCACCGGGACGGGATGACCGTCGCGTTTGGCGCGCCCGAACGAGGGCTGCCGGATATCCTCGGAATCGAGGCATCCGCCGTCGGGACCGCACAGGACGCGGCCGCCGGCGAGGATGACGGAGTCGAACCCACAGCCGATCCGGGGTTCGACCTCTGGCTAAACACGGTTCCGGATCAGGGAAGCGAGGTCGTGCGAACGGAGGAGGCTCTGTTCGCTACCCTCGCATCCCTCTCACTGCGAGAGTGA